From the genome of Capsicum annuum cultivar UCD-10X-F1 chromosome 4, UCD10Xv1.1, whole genome shotgun sequence:
GGGCCTAGAGACCTGTTTTATCATCAGAAAGAGGAGCAAATTAAGTATGATTACTTGTGTAAAATGAGTAGTAGGAGTTGTAGTGATGAGGGTTATCGATATTCCGTGCAGTGTGGATTTGACGATGATAGGAGTTTTTTTAGCTCATTACATGGTTCTCAGTTGATGATGGGAGGATTGAGTTCTGAATGTGATTGTTCTATAGCAAAACAAAGGGTAAAACCAATACCTAATAGTATAATGAATCATCACCCTTTATCCCCATTGCCAAATTCGAGAAGCGGTGATAGTTACAGTAATGAAGATAGCTTTATCCTTCAAGGGGAATGTTTAAAATATGGAAAGGGTCATAAGAAAAAGACTAGGAATGAGATTAGAATGGAAAGGTTGCAAGAGAAGAAACCGGCGAGAAATAGCTTATTGAATTCTGGGGAATCTTGTGAAGTAAAAGGAGCTAATAGAAATGATTTGGTCTTAAAGGAAGGAAATATAGAGAACAATGTGTATTTGGCAGCAAAAGATCAGGTGGGGTGTAGGTATTTACAGAGGATATTTGATGAAGGGACTTCTGAAGATGTTCAGATAATATTCAATAGTATTATTCATCATATCTTTGAGTTAATGAAGGATCCATTTGGGAACTATCTTGTCCAGAAATTACTTACTGTCTGTAGTGAGGAGCAGAGAATGCAGTTTGTGCTCATGGTGACTAAGGATCCAGGAGAGCTTGTGAAAACATCTAGGACAACTCatgggtaaaaaaaaaaaaagcagaaaaattcttctcaatctttttgcTACTGATTTTCATATTGTTGATTATTGAActgttttttgtgtgtttttaatGAAGCTGTAATCGTTTTCTTGATTTAGGACGCGTGTTGTTCAAAAGTTAATTGAGTCAATGAAAAACAGGCTGGAGATTTCCTTAGTTATAAGGGCACTTCAACCTGGTATTCTTAATCTCATGATGGATGTCAATGGAAATCATGTGATTCAGCGTTGCTTGCATTGTTTAAGCAAGGATCATAACAAGGTGTGACATCATTTTCTTATTGAACATAAATGGAGTTGTTAGGTGGAGATTCTGATAAACACAATATATTCGTGTGCCTAAGTTACTTGTTTGGGAATACTCTGGCTTAATATTTGACCACCTTTTTGTTGGCACAACTTGAAGGCAAGATAATGTCATGAAACATAGTTGATCAGCTAAATGTTACTCATTTTCTTTAAGAGCAGTATAATTAAATTTTGCATTTTGACTTGATGGTTCTGGAGGGTCTCATTCATCTATTTTTCACTTCttgaattttgggtggtttagCTGCATTAAGGCAAGTAATTTTTTAGTCTGTTCAGCAGTGTAAAGGGTTAAAGTTAAAAGGCGCACACTAAAACATGGAGTGGAAATACACATGTTGACCAATTCTAaaaccaaacaccaaaatattgcTTGTCAGCATCATATGTCTATTCAGAAAATCTCTGTTTCCAAGAAAAACTGATTGTCTGTTCGGAAAACACAGAGTCCTTGAGGATAAATGGAGCTGCAGAGACATGGAAACAGAACTAAACTAAATTTGTCATTATTACAAAATAGGAACCATCTGGCTTGAGCTTTAATATTAGAAGCAGAGGGATGATATTCTCACTTTGAAAACGTTTCTAGTGTCCTAGATGTTCTGTTTTGGTTCTGCTTCCATTATTCTAAGTATCTAACAGATTTAAGTTTTCCTATCATGCACAACTAGTATTTGGCTTTAAGGTTTTCCTTAGATATGATAAAGATGTACATTCTTTGATGGGTTGAGACTTGAGTAGTTATACATGTACATGTTGACGCTGTGTGTGCTTGACAAAGTTTGTAAAGCAATAAACCCTAAATTACACAAAGAACTGGATTACTGCTAGTTATGAAACAAGGTGAAAGGTGTGGCAATCTTTTATCAACATGTTATGTGCTTTTCTTCAGGTATTTTGCTTCACAGATTCATTGTTTCACCACCCTGATGATGTTCGCTTAAAATATGTACCTCTTGACTTTCAACATCAACATAATTTCTTATCACATAGGTTGGACCATATCTGAAGCAGAATATGTAGGCCTTTTGTTGTTGTTGGACAAATACACATTGGAACAGAATATCCATATGGATGGGAAGTATCTTGAGGAGATCACCCTAGTTGTGCACATAAACCAATTTGCGTTTTTGTATCTGTATAATATCTACTCAAGATATATATAGCTCGATTTGCTTTTgaagtatttcattatttattctgAAACTGGTATGTTCTATGAATCACAATGCAGCTTATTTTTGATGTTGCGACTAAACATACTGTTGATATTGCAACACATCGTTATGGAT
Proteins encoded in this window:
- the LOC107867532 gene encoding putative pumilio homolog 8, chloroplastic, with protein sequence MNRGKEIKGIEGKMKGHEEMLRMGNEGVAYNLNHHQYDHDGRRMMGLSPWGSSSFSGGFGLYGDESVDSWNVFDQTIHQRRGVHSGSGWSSTMFDDHKVVDIGLSERFYGMSIDDKAGFNDHFFNGTGNLSHGFCDFQGSGGALGHRRDNLCDPMGPRDLFYHQKEEQIKYDYLCKMSSRSCSDEGYRYSVQCGFDDDRSFFSSLHGSQLMMGGLSSECDCSIAKQRVKPIPNSIMNHHPLSPLPNSRSGDSYSNEDSFILQGECLKYGKGHKKKTRNEIRMERLQEKKPARNSLLNSGESCEVKGANRNDLVLKEGNIENNVYLAAKDQVGCRYLQRIFDEGTSEDVQIIFNSIIHHIFELMKDPFGNYLVQKLLTVCSEEQRMQFVLMVTKDPGELVKTSRTTHGTRVVQKLIESMKNRLEISLVIRALQPGILNLMMDVNGNHVIQRCLHCLSKDHNKLIFDVATKHTVDIATHRYGCCVLNKCISYSTGKQREKLLVEICSNGLKLAQDPFGNYVVQFIIELKIPSVAAMLCSQFERRYVYLSRQKFSSHVIEKLLKCFEESRSRIINELVSEPHFDQLLQDPFANYVIQSALGVTKGSVRALLLHAVRPHTLLLRTSPYCKKIFSRRLLKK